DNA from Rosa rugosa chromosome 6, drRosRugo1.1, whole genome shotgun sequence:
TATCTTAATCTAAACTTTAATTTCTTTAGGCTTATTGTCATCCTACAATTCACCTTGATATGAAATATATTGTGATAAATGGACGTATCGATGTATCACTTTTAATAGCAACAAATTAGCCTTACGTAATATGGATCAATCCGACAAAGTTGTGAACAGTCTCTATCTTGATAATCGTTTATGAAATTGTTAATTAAGacctgctcacctaagggactgtgagggacaagtgaatccgatggctgaaaataaatgcacagttttaagttgttataatttctgcttttatatttaatacatgtggttgagatgcatttgtccctcacagtcccttaaaactgtcccttagttGAGCAAATCTGATTGTTAACTATTGTACAGAGTTGGTCTACTATTTCATCGAGACTTTATACTATTTTGTATGTAGTGACAAGCCCATTTAGGGCACAAAAGGGAGGATTGGGTTTTGAGGCAATACTGGGCCGCACTCATTTTAGCGTCGAAGTCAGAACTTCCCCTCTATCCTCATTCGTCAATCTCAAGCTTACCAGCTCTGAACTCGCAGTCTCTCCTTGGACGACAGTTAGAACTCGCAATCTCAAGCTTACCAGCTCTGAACTCGCAGTCTCTCTTGGAGCTTGGACTCAACAACCTCATCAACTCCATTTCAACCCAGATCAAACGCTTTTTCCACCTCCACCTGTCGAAGTCCACACCGTCAGCTAAGTGACCGTACTGGATCGTCAACGACGATGAGCAGAAGCCGGGTTTTGAGGAATCCAATCGCGTTCGTATTGGGGGTGGTATTGGTTTGCAGCTTTGTAATACTCGCGCTCACAATGCTACGTCTTCCAGATCCAACCACAACAGCCACCACTCATCATTCCCACAGTGATAACAAGTTACTGATCGGAAAGTTTGGGGAGATGATGATCCAAATGTTGCCGGAAGATCTAGCTTTCACGGTCTTTCTCCCATCGGAGAAAGCTTTCAAGCGGGACCTGAGGCTGGACCCGAGTGATAGTTTTGTTGGGGAGAAGATGAATGATACGTATGCAGTGGTTTCTAGAGTGCTGGGCTTCTCCGCCGTGCCGCGGAGTATTGGTTCCGAAACGGTGGCGTTTGGGAAGGAGATTTCGTATGATTCGATATCGGGGTTTGTGCTGTACATAACGAAGGATGAAGATGGAAGGCTGGTTGTCAATGGGGTTCGATCGGAGAGAGTTGATCTGAGGAGGAAGGGGAGTCTTGTGCATGTTATGGATGGGGTTCTGATGGATGCCGAATTCCAGCAATCAGTTCAGTATGACGGGGAAGAAGATTGATCGATGCAACTAACATTTTGTTTGTAATTTATGAGGAAGATAGAGGTATAGAGACCCAGAATGTAACATGGCATGAATTGCAATTTCAATTGTATAATAAAATTTGCGTTGGACTAAACCAAATGTTGATGAGATAACATGGTTATCCAAGATGGAAAGAAAAGCAGAAGTGCAAGATGGTTTATCCAATATCAGTAAACAACCCGGACAACATTGTTAAGAAAAAACTAAGCACCATCGGGCAAGTTCTATATGCATTCCTCCAATTCAAACTTGAAATACATCGATTGATGGAATGAACTTAAAGTACGCATTGGATGATCGCACCCCTTGAAAGTCCAAGCGCCGTTTAAACTGTTCTAGCTGGCTGCAGCCGGTACGGGAACTGGTTTGGAGTCTTCTGCCTTTTCGTGCTCCTTATTCTGCATCTGAAATACACCAAAAAGTTTCCATCAGAATGCATGTATGAAGCAACAACTACCAACCAGATGAATCATAATATGAAGATTGGGGATTCAATGGAATTCCATCTTACCTTGTTGTTGATCAagttgtgaagagcaataacaCTTCGGATGAGGGAAGAAAGATATATAACCAGCATCATATCATTTGTTTTCACTGCAAATGACATTAACCACATGAGTCACACAGGCGCTTAGGAACCAATCAAGCAATCAAAAACAATGAAGTATTTAGACAGGGGCAGTAATCACAGCAAGGTTTCTTTACCTGCAAAACCCTTGATCAACTCCGAAACATTCAGATTGGGGAGTAAATTGAACACATCCTACAAGATTTTGCACAGCACAATAA
Protein-coding regions in this window:
- the LOC133717188 gene encoding uncharacterized protein LOC133717188 — encoded protein: MSRSRVLRNPIAFVLGVVLVCSFVILALTMLRLPDPTTTATTHHSHSDNKLLIGKFGEMMIQMLPEDLAFTVFLPSEKAFKRDLRLDPSDSFVGEKMNDTYAVVSRVLGFSAVPRSIGSETVAFGKEISYDSISGFVLYITKDEDGRLVVNGVRSERVDLRRKGSLVHVMDGVLMDAEFQQSVQYDGEED